One Oscillospiraceae bacterium genomic window carries:
- a CDS encoding inosine monophosphate cyclohydrolase: MSILNLSEELKNNTYPGRGIVIGKSEDGEKMVIAYFIMGRSENSRNRVFVEDSEGIKTKAFCEEKLVDPSLIIYSPVRVIDNKTIVTNGDQTDTVYDFIKEGKTFEEALRTRQFEPDAPNFTPRISGIVEGDFYKLSILKSADGDPSGDHRYFYEYSNTGNGIGHFIHTYKCDGNPIPSFYGEPECVELKGDIDTFTKNVWESLNSDNKVSLFVRFIDIKTGKFDTRIVNKNV; the protein is encoded by the coding sequence ATGAGTATACTTAATTTATCAGAAGAATTAAAGAATAATACATATCCGGGCAGAGGAATTGTTATCGGTAAAAGTGAAGACGGAGAAAAAATGGTTATCGCTTACTTTATTATGGGAAGAAGTGAAAACAGCCGTAACAGAGTTTTTGTAGAAGATAGTGAAGGTATTAAAACAAAAGCATTCTGCGAAGAAAAGTTAGTTGATCCAAGCCTTATTATATACTCTCCTGTAAGAGTAATTGATAATAAAACAATTGTTACAAACGGTGACCAGACTGATACAGTATATGACTTTATAAAGGAAGGTAAAACTTTTGAAGAAGCATTAAGAACCAGACAGTTTGAACCTGATGCACCAAACTTCACACCAAGAATTTCAGGGATTGTTGAAGGCGATTTTTATAAACTTTCTATTTTAAAAAGTGCAGACGGAGATCCGTCAGGCGACCACAGATATTTTTACGAATATTCAAATACAGGAAATGGTATCGGCCATTTTATCCATACATATAAATGTGACGGTAATCCTATCCCTTCATTTTATGGCGAACCTGAATGTGTTGAATTAAAAGGTGACATTGATACGTTTACAAAAAATGTATGGGAAAGTTTAAACAGTGATAATAAAGTATCTTTATTTGTAAGATTTATTGATATTAAAACAGGTAAATTTGATACAAGAATTGTAAATAAGAATGTTTAA